The genomic interval GGCGCGGGCCCGTTCGTTGCGTGCGACTCGTGCCTGCCAGGTGGTCGCGGCCATGCCGCCGATGAGCGAGAGCACAAGCACAGCAGAGGCCGCCATGGTGCCTCGATTGCGGCGGGCAAACTTGCCGGCCCGGTATGCCAGTCGGTCGCGCTGCGCGGTGACCGGGCGGCCCACGAGGAAGCGGCGAATATCCTCGGACAACTGCTCTACCGAGCTGTAGCGACGCTGCGGATCCTTCCGCATCGCCATCAGGACTATGGTGTCGAGGTCTCCGCGAAGGCGATGTCGCCGTGCGCCGGCGTCCGGTCCCGACACGGCATCGCTCGGCAGTGGCGGCTCCGTGTCACAGACCACGCGCGCGATATCGTTCGGTCGCATACCGCGAGTCGAGTACGGTCGGTGGCCCGTCAGTACTTCAAAGAGCAGCACGCCAAGTGAATAGACGTCGGTAACCGTCGTGACCGGTTCGCCCCGGAGCTGTTCAGGGCTGGCGTACTCCGGCGTCATGGCGTGCACCGTGTCGGTGACCACGCTGCGGACGGCGGTGGCCTCAGCATCGAGCAACCTCGCGATTCCGAAGTCCAGGAGTTTCGGGACACCCGTCTGTGACGATATGTTACCGGCCTTGATGTTAATGGACGACCAGGTGCTCCCGGTGCGCATACTGTGCGACCGCAAACGGTCCGAACAGCATCGCCGTTCGGTGACGCCCAATCCGCGTGACTCGCAGTAGTCACAGACGGATTGACCATTCGACGAACTCCATGACGGTAGCCCGGACGCCCGTCGTCAGTGGTGCCCCATCCAGCAATCGGGCGATGTTGGGATGATCGAGTCCGGCGAGAATCTGCCGTTCGTGACTTGAAATCGGGCGAGAATGCGATCCGTATCCATGCCGCGCTTGACCGAAAGCTTAGGCAGCAACGCGAAATTGGAAATCGCCGTCGTCGCGCGCAGCGAGATAGAACGCCCCATGCCGCCCCGCCCGATTTCCTTAGCCCGAGCAGCCGGTAGCGCCGACCACCTCCTGACGGCAGCGGTTCCGTCAATGCATTTGTGCAACGCGGCTGCTGGGGTCTCCAGCGAACTCGCGCGGATTCATCGTGCGGGGCGAGGAGCGATTCGACACTTTCTCTGAGCGCTTCGTCCGCACCGGCCCGTCGAGCAACAAAAGTCGCGCGTTCAGTCGGCCGCTTGATCGAGCGCGTCGAGCAACAACGACTTGACGAGTTCCCATTGCGTCGGAGTCATCGGTGTACGTCGCGCTATTCGCGCGTCAGCTCTCGTCGGAGCCATGCCTTTGCTACGCTCCATTCGCGCTTGACGGTAGCTGCCGAGATGCCAATCACGCCGGCCGTCTCGTTGATATCAAGCCCGGCGAAGAAACGCAGTTCAACTACGCGCGCCTGTCGCGGATCGAACGCGGCCAGTCGCGTGAGTGCTTCGTCCAGCTCGATGAGGTCGAGGTCTCGTCCGCCAGACCACGAGATCGATTCGTCGAGTGTGACTCGGGTTACCTGACCACCGCGCTTGGCGGCGTTTCGCGCTTCGGCGTGGTTCACGAGGATCCGACGCATCATGTGTGCAGAAATCCCGAAGAACTGGTCGCGGTCCATCCAGTTAACATGCCGTTGGTTACTCAGGCGAATGTAGGTCTCGTGGACGAGAGCCGTCGGCTGCAGGGTGTGATCGGGACGCTCGACTCGCAGGTAGCGCTCAGCGAGCGCATGCAGTTTTCGCCGTACACGGCGGGCAACAGCGCATCAAGGGCCGCCTTGCCAAGAGGTCCTCCCGTCGATTGCCGGACGTGGCGAGGTCGTGCGGATCAGGAGCGGATTCACAAAGGGGCACCCCGGAGGGATTTCGGAAATTGTCGGATGTGCTGATCGGATGGCTTTTCCTGCGTTGGTAATGTAGCGGGAACTCCGATCTTCGCGATGATTAGCTGCGGCCCGCGCCCACTTCGGCACCACGACCAATGATCCAACCGACTCTCAAACGTGCGAGAAGCGTGCCAGCCTTGTAT from Gemmatimonadaceae bacterium carries:
- a CDS encoding RNA polymerase subunit sigma-70, which codes for MHALAERYLRVERPDHTLQPTALVHETYIRLSNQRHVNWMDRDQFFGISAHMMRRILVNHAEARNAAKRGGQVTRVTLDESISWSGGRDLDLIELDEALTRLAAFDPRQARVVELRFFAGLDINETAGVIGISAATVKREWSVAKAWLRRELTRE
- a CDS encoding protein kinase, which gives rise to MRTGSTWSSINIKAGNISSQTGVPKLLDFGIARLLDAEATAVRSVVTDTVHAMTPEYASPEQLRGEPVTTVTDVYSLGVLLFEVLTGHRPYSTRGMRPNDIARVVCDTEPPLPSDAVSGPDAGARRHRLRGDLDTIVLMAMRKDPQRRYSSVEQLSEDIRRFLVGRPVTAQRDRLAYRAGKFARRNRGTMAASAVLVLSLIGGMAATTWQARVARNERARAERRFSEVRTLATSFLFELHDAIVNLPGSTPARALLVRRALVSLDGLAREAQGDPVLQRELAVAYQKVGDVQGNAYNSNLGDTRGALRSYRKSVELLERLTPTGDPAVPRALSKGHVNVAEMLATTGELREALHQYDRARVLLLGLVARNPADAADRAMLATLYNEIGDTKGQDGYAKSCPDMRVCDSHWQTPVDLTRPSRSIGGSCQCWGR